One stretch of Xiphophorus maculatus strain JP 163 A chromosome 19, X_maculatus-5.0-male, whole genome shotgun sequence DNA includes these proteins:
- the mgst1 gene encoding microsomal glutathione S-transferase 1, with protein sequence MATMDNEVFQAFVTHAAVVTLKMMLMGPVTSYFRFTRGSFSNEEDVARKSDDEKKKLLRSHPDVERAQRCHRNDLENIVPFFFIGLLYALSGPDLSSALIHFRVFTASRIFHSFAYILAFPQPSRGLSYMLGMLTTLSMAYNLLSKVFVP encoded by the exons ATGGCCACAATGGACAATGAGGTATTCCAGGCTTTCGTCACCCATGCTGCTGTTGTCACGCTCAAGATGATGCTAATGGGTCCAGTGACCTCGTACTTCCGCTTCACCAGAGGG TCCTTCTCTAACGAAGAAGATGTTGCCAGAAAGTCTGACGACGAAAAGAAGAAGTTGCTGAGGAGTCATCCAGATGTGGAGCGAGCTCAAAG GTGTCACCGCAACGACCTGGAGAACATCGTTCCATTCTTCTTCATCGGTCTGCTTTACGCCCTGTCTGGACCCGACCTCTCCTCCGCTTTGATTCACTTCCGTGTATTCACAGCCTCTCGGATCTTCCACAGTTTTGCCTACATCCTGGCCTTTCCCCAGCCCAGCAGAGGGCTTTCCTACATGCTAGGAATGTTGACCACATTGTCCATGGCATACAACCTGCTCAGTAAAGTTTTCGTCCCATAG